Proteins encoded together in one Dermacentor variabilis isolate Ectoservices chromosome 2, ASM5094787v1, whole genome shotgun sequence window:
- the LOC142570921 gene encoding uncharacterized protein LOC142570921, whose translation MAFRWLLLVAAAATAISLIPTALSVGGNGECALQDDVMCDVIANAAAVEFTRNFYVWNSSWWFWPEFYAGRIMGLGKEMRQFGGCALDIGDAAVATCDVSHVVLRLRYHWRVGVKDPSLDENRQQSYPLLFVNAGTMTATMVGGPIRMRLEKDLENNHFLAKEIDLGKFEIKNLAFSNATVTWEGKEVDTNDEVFQSRLRELLEYVLYKYFKDMIS comes from the exons CGATCTCCCTCATTCCGACTGCACTGTCCGTCGGCGGAAATGGGGAGTGTGCGCTCCAGGACGACGTAATGTGCGACGTCATCGCGAACGCCGCCGCCGTTGAGTTCACAAGGAACTTCTACGTGTGGAACTCGTCCTGGTGGTTCTGGCCAGAATTCTACGCCGGCCGCATCATGGGCCTGGGCAAGGAAATGCGGCAGTTCGGCGGCTGCGCCTTGGATATCGGCGACGCGGCAGTCGCCACGTGCGACGTGAGCCACGTGGTGCTCAGGCTACGCTACCATTGGCGCGTGGGAGTCAAGGACCCAAGCCTGGACGAGAACCGCCAGCAGAGCTATCCGCTGCTCTTCGTCAACGCAGGGACCATGACGGCTACCATGGTCGGAGGACCGATTCGGATGAGGCTGGAGAAAGATCTTG AAAACAACCACTTCCTTGCTAAAGAGATCGACTTGGGCAAGTTTGAGATCAAGAACTTGGCCTTTAGCAACGCCACCGTCACCTGGGAAGGAAAAGAAGTGGACACGAACGATGAGGTGTTTCAGAGTAGGCTCCGGGAACTGCTTGAGTACGTGCTCTACAAGTACTTCAAGGACATGATTTCATGA
- the LOC142570395 gene encoding uncharacterized protein LOC142570395: MAFLIAYVAAVIPVAPSINDKVDRVLEDGVLCDIISNNGCVEPLRDFYMWNQSWWFWPEFFDGGLSGLGKGLRRFGDCAFELGNASFATCDIGFTDLWLRYQWRVKVKNRKLAQADQQDNPRAVIELGSLMATVAGGTMRMTLRRESTGEARSTCTALKDTCDDGDFRVASITTGQTEITEVVFGNSTVRWRRKELDTKEPDFQWRLRDMLAFWVTDYFETMTFKDIFNKALTTLKP, from the exons ATGGCCTTCCTCATTGCTTACG TTGCGGCCGTGATTCCCGTGGCCCCTTCCATCAACGACAAAGTGGATCGAGTTCTTGAGGACGGCGTACTCTGCGACATCATCTCCAACAACGGATGCGTTGAGCCCCTCAGGGACTTCTACATGTGGAACCAGTCGTGGTGGTTCTGGCCCGAGTTCTTCGACGGCGGCCTCTCGGGCCTGGGCAAGGGGCTCCGGCGTTTCGGCGACTGCGCGTTCGAGCTGGGCAACGCGAGCTTCGCCACGTGCGACATCGGCTTCACGGACCTCTGGCTGCGCTACCAATGGCGCGTGAAAGTGAAGAACCGGAAGCTGGCGCAAGCAGACCAGCAAGACAATCCGCGGGCCGTCATCGAGCTGGGATCCTTGATGGCCACCGTGGCTGGAGGAACCATGCGAATGACACTGCGGAGGGAGTCCA CAGGTGAGGCACGATCTACCTGCACCGCTCTGAAGGATACATGCG ATGACGGCGATTTCCGAGTCGCGAGTATCACGACGGGCCAGACCGAGATCACGGAGGTGGTCTTTGGTAACTCAACCGTAAGGTGGAGAAGGAAGGAGCTCGACACGAAGGAGCCAGATTTTCAGTGGAGGCTCCGGGACATGCTGGCCTTCTGGGTCACGGATTACTTCGAGACCATGACCTTCAAGGACATCTTTAACAAGGCGCTTACAACGCTGAAGCCGTGA